In the genome of Bubalus kerabau isolate K-KA32 ecotype Philippines breed swamp buffalo chromosome 8, PCC_UOA_SB_1v2, whole genome shotgun sequence, one region contains:
- the LRRN3 gene encoding leucine-rich repeat neuronal protein 3, translating into MKDLPLQIHVLLGLAITTLVQAVDKKADCPQLCTCEIRPWFTPRSIYMEASTVDCNDLGLSNFPARLPADTQILLLQTNNIAKIEYSIDFPVNLTGLDLSQNNLSSVTNINVKKMPQLLSVYLEENKLTELPEKCLSGLSNLQELYINHNLLSTISPGAFIGLHNLLRLHLNSNRLQMINSKWFEALPNLEILMIGENPIIRIKDMNFKPLINLRSLVIAGINLTEIPDNALVGLENLESISFYDNRLIKVPNVALQKAVNLKFLDLNKNPINRIRRGDFSNMLHLKELGINNMPELISIDSLAVDNLPDLRKIEATNNPRLSYIHPNAFFRLPKLESLMLNSNALSALYQGTIESLPNLKEISIHSNPIRCDCVIRWINMNKTNIRFMEPESLFCVDPPEFQGQNVRQVHFREMMEICLPLIAPESFPSNLDLEAGSYVSLHCRATAEPQPEIYWITPSGKKLLPNTLTNKFYVHSEGTLDISGITPAEGGLYTCIATNLVGADLKSVMIKVDGSLPQDNNGSLNIKIKDVQANSVLVSWKASSKILKSSIKWTAFVKAENSHAVQSARIPSDVKVYNLTHLNPATEYKICIDIPTIYQKSRKQCVNVTTKGLDPDQKEYEKNNTTTFMVCLGGSLGIIGVICLFSFLSQEVNCDGGHNYVRNYLQKPTFAFSELYPPLINLWETDKEKGTALEVKATVIGVPTNMS; encoded by the coding sequence ATGAAGGACCTGCCACTCCAAATTCATGTGCTACTTGGCCTAGCTATCACTACCCTAGTACAAGCTGTAGATAAAAAAGCAGATTGCCCACAGTTATGTACGTGTGAAATCCGGCCCTGGTTTACACCTCGATCCATTTATATGGAGGCATCTACCGTGGATTGTAATGATTTAGGTCTTTCAAATTTCCCAGCCAGACTGCCTGCTGACACACAGATTCTGCTACTACAGACTAACAATATTGCAAAAATTGAATACTCCATAGACTTTCCAGTAAACCTTACTGGCCTGGACTTATCTCAAAACAATTTATCTTCAGTCACCAACATTAATGTAAAAAAGATGCCTCAGCTTCTTTCTGTAtacctagaagaaaacaaacttactgaGCTGCCTGAAAAATGTCTGTCTGGACTAAGCAACTTACAAGAACTCTATATTAATCACAACTTGCTTTCTACAATTTCACCAGGAGCCTTTATTGGCCTACATAATCTTCTTCGACTTCATCTCAATTCAAACAGATTGCAGATGATCAACAGTAAGTGGTTTGAGGCCCTTCCCAATCTGGAGATTCTGATGATTGGGGAAAATCCAATCATCAGAATCAAAGATATGAACTTTAAGCCTCTTATCAATCTTCGCAGCCTGGTTATAGCTGGTATAAACCTCACAGAAATACCAGATAACGCCTTGGTTGGACTTGAAAACTTAGAAAGCATCTCTTTTTATGACAACAGGCTTATTAAAGTGCCCAATGTTGCTCTTCAAAAAGCAGTAAACCTCAAATTTTTGGATCTAAATAAAAATCCCATTAACAGAATACGGAGGGGAGATTTTAGCAATATGCTACACTTAAAAGAGTTGGGAATAAACAATATGCCTGAGCTGATTTCCATCGACAGTCTTGCTGTGGATAACTTACCagatttaagaaaaatagaaGCGACTAACAACCCCAGGTTGTCTTACATTCACCCAAATGCATTTTTCCGGCTGCCCAAGCTGGAATCACTTATGCTTAACAGCAATGCCCTTAGTGCCCTGTACCAGGGTACAATTGAATCTCTGCCAAACCTCAAGGAAATCAGCATACACAGCAATCCTATCAGGTGTGACTGTGTCATCCGTTGGATTAATATGAACAAAACCAACATTCGATTTATGGAGCCAGAGTCACTGTTTTGTGTGGACCCACCTGAATTCCAAGGCCAGAATGTGCGGCAGGTGCATTTTAGGGAAATGATGGAAATCTGTCTCCCTCTTATAGCTCCTGAGAGTTTTCCTTCCAACCTGGATTTAGAAGCTGGGAGTTATGTTTCCTTACACTGTAGAGCTACTGCAGAGCCGCAGCCTGAAATCTACTGGATAACACCTTCTGGTAAGAAACTCTTGCCTAATACTCTAACAAATAAGTTCtatgtccattctgaaggcacACTTGACATAAGTGGCATCACCCCAGCAGAAGGGGGTTTGTATACCTGCATAGCAACTAACCTGGTGGGTGCTGACTTAAAGTCTGTTATGATCAAAGTGGATGGCTCTCTTCCCCAGGATAACAATGGGTCcttgaatattaaaataaaagatgttcAGGCCAATTCCGTTCTGGTGTCTTGGAAAGCAAGTTCTAAAATTCTCAAATCCAGTATTAAGTGGACAGCCTTTGTCAAGGCTGAGAATTCCCATGCTGTCCAAAGTGCGCGAATACCATCTGATGTCAAGGTGTATAATCTTACTCATCTGAACCCAGCAACTGAGTATAAGATTTGTATTGATATCCCCACCATCtatcaaaaaagcagaaaacaatgtGTAAATGTCACCACAAAAGGTTTGGACCCTGATCAAAAAGAGTATGAAAAGAATAACACCACAACAtttatggtttgccttggaggcTCTCTGGGGATTATTGGTGTGATATGTCTTTTCAGCTTCCTCTCTCAAGAAGTCAACTGTGATGGTGGACATAACTATGTAAGGAATTACTTACAGAAACCAACTTTTGCATTCAGTGAGCTTTATCCTCCTCTGATCAACCTCTGGGAAACAGACAAAGAAAAAGGTACAGCACTGGAAGTAAAAGCAACTGTTATAGGTGTGCCAACTAACATGTCCTAA